One genomic region from Listeria monocytogenes encodes:
- a CDS encoding ATP-dependent Clp protease ATP-binding subunit, whose translation MNCEKCNQNPATIQLYMNINGKRVEMPLCASCYAEVRNQANFGSNEFPGASGSPFDDIFRQLSGAANQANREQRSQANAQVQTQTAGGGNGILDEFGTNLTDMAKNEQLDPVIGRDKEIKRVIEILNRRNKNNPVLIGEPGVGKTAVVEGLANAIVAGDVPSKLMNKEVILLDVASLVSGTGIRGQFEERMKQLIKELQERKNTILFIDEVHTIVGAGSAEGSMDAGNILKPALARGDLQMIGATTLKEYRTIEKDAALERRFQPVTVSEPSTKETLTILNGLKPKYEDFHEVVYSPEALTAAVELSARYIQDRHLPDKAIDLMDEVGSKYNLSIEKLDENTVSERVARLEDEKNQALQMEDYEKAAKVRDEITRLEENKTSNSFSERPVIQASDIQAIIEEKTGIPVGRLQEDEQSKMKNLERNLTGKVIGQEDAVKKVAKAIRRSRVGLKSKNRPIGSFLFVGPTGVGKTELGRTLARELFGTTEAMIRLDMSEFMEKHSVSKLIGSPPGYVGHEEAGQLTEKVRRNPYSIILLDEIEKAHPDVQHMFLQILEDGRLTDSQGRTVSFKDTVIIMTSNAGATDTEASVGFNTTTETKLEKGSDILAKLGAYFKPEFLNRLDSVIEFKSLEKDDLVQIIDLMLIDLNEMLAQEGVTIDVSKEVKEHLIDLGYDPKFGARPLRRTIQEHLEDTIADSLIDQPEAKNLVATLNDNKEITITEQVTA comes from the coding sequence ATGAACTGTGAAAAATGTAATCAAAATCCAGCAACAATCCAACTATATATGAATATTAATGGCAAGCGTGTGGAAATGCCGCTTTGTGCCTCTTGTTATGCAGAAGTTAGAAATCAAGCAAACTTTGGGTCGAATGAGTTCCCAGGAGCAAGTGGCTCCCCGTTTGACGATATTTTTCGTCAATTGAGTGGTGCTGCAAACCAAGCAAACCGTGAACAAAGAAGCCAAGCTAATGCACAAGTACAAACACAAACTGCTGGCGGTGGTAATGGCATATTAGATGAATTTGGGACTAACTTAACAGATATGGCGAAAAACGAGCAACTCGACCCTGTCATTGGCCGTGATAAAGAAATTAAGCGTGTCATTGAAATATTGAACCGCCGTAATAAAAATAATCCAGTCCTAATCGGTGAACCAGGTGTTGGTAAAACTGCCGTCGTAGAAGGACTTGCAAATGCAATTGTCGCAGGAGACGTTCCAAGCAAACTAATGAACAAAGAAGTTATCTTACTTGATGTCGCTTCGCTTGTTTCCGGAACAGGTATCCGCGGTCAATTTGAAGAACGCATGAAACAACTAATTAAAGAACTTCAAGAACGTAAAAACACGATTCTCTTCATTGATGAAGTGCATACTATCGTTGGGGCAGGTTCCGCAGAAGGGTCAATGGATGCAGGAAACATTCTAAAACCAGCTTTAGCTCGCGGCGATTTGCAAATGATTGGTGCTACTACGCTAAAAGAATACCGCACAATCGAAAAAGATGCCGCACTTGAACGACGCTTCCAACCAGTAACTGTAAGCGAACCATCCACAAAAGAAACGCTAACTATTTTAAATGGTTTAAAACCAAAATATGAAGATTTCCATGAAGTAGTTTATTCACCTGAAGCATTAACAGCAGCAGTTGAATTAAGCGCTCGTTATATCCAAGATCGTCATTTGCCAGACAAAGCAATTGATTTAATGGATGAAGTTGGCTCAAAATATAATCTATCCATTGAAAAACTAGACGAAAATACGGTAAGCGAACGTGTTGCCCGTTTAGAAGATGAAAAAAATCAAGCTCTTCAAATGGAAGACTACGAAAAGGCAGCCAAAGTTCGTGACGAAATTACTCGCTTAGAAGAAAATAAAACAAGCAATTCCTTCTCAGAACGCCCTGTTATTCAAGCATCAGACATACAAGCGATTATTGAAGAAAAAACAGGCATTCCTGTAGGACGCTTACAAGAAGACGAGCAATCCAAAATGAAAAACTTAGAACGTAACTTAACTGGAAAAGTAATTGGTCAAGAAGATGCCGTGAAAAAAGTAGCTAAAGCAATTCGTCGTAGCCGTGTTGGCCTCAAATCAAAAAATCGCCCAATTGGTTCCTTCCTATTTGTTGGACCAACTGGTGTCGGAAAAACAGAACTTGGTCGTACGCTAGCTCGTGAATTGTTCGGTACTACTGAAGCAATGATTCGTTTAGATATGAGTGAATTCATGGAAAAACACAGCGTCTCTAAACTAATCGGTTCTCCTCCAGGCTATGTTGGTCACGAAGAAGCTGGGCAATTAACAGAAAAAGTTCGTCGCAATCCGTATAGCATCATTTTGTTAGACGAAATCGAAAAAGCACATCCAGACGTTCAACATATGTTTCTACAAATTTTAGAAGATGGTCGACTAACTGATTCACAAGGGCGTACAGTAAGCTTTAAAGATACAGTCATCATTATGACAAGTAATGCTGGTGCGACAGATACAGAGGCTTCTGTCGGCTTTAATACAACAACAGAAACTAAACTTGAAAAAGGCTCTGACATCCTTGCGAAATTAGGCGCATACTTCAAACCAGAATTCTTAAACCGTCTTGATAGCGTCATTGAATTTAAATCACTAGAAAAAGACGATTTAGTACAAATTATTGATTTAATGCTCATTGACTTAAATGAAATGCTCGCTCAAGAAGGCGTGACAATCGATGTTTCCAAGGAAGTAAAAGAACATTTGATTGATCTTGGTTATGATCCTAAATTTGGAGCACGGCCACTACGCCGGACTATCCAAGAGCACCTGGAAGATACTATTGCTGACAGTTTAATTGATCAACCAGAAGCGAAAAATCTCGTTGCAACTCTAAACGATAACAAAGAAATCACCATAACAGAACAAGTAACAGCGTAA
- a CDS encoding CPBP family intramembrane glutamic endopeptidase codes for MKSIKIDYKLVLGLVLCALLVILTYQFPRVFWYLYGAGMLFLLSFVIFNDDLKKEFSFVKGILPGIFSGIVLYIIFYIGAFIIKVMPGGLEHSVEAAFNKYSTHSLIIWLLLIVAIIPGEEIFWRGFVLKRLNHYFNPWFSNVFAALLCMVMMFPSGNFAAIIGIFVASLVWNIMYSYRPSLLMLYLSHLTFAFLLLAALPIY; via the coding sequence TTGAAAAGCATCAAGATCGATTATAAACTTGTACTGGGCCTTGTTTTATGCGCCCTACTCGTTATATTAACATATCAGTTCCCACGTGTTTTTTGGTATTTATATGGAGCTGGGATGTTATTTTTACTTAGTTTTGTGATTTTTAATGATGATTTAAAAAAAGAGTTTTCGTTCGTTAAAGGTATTTTGCCAGGTATTTTTTCCGGAATTGTCCTTTATATTATTTTTTACATAGGCGCCTTTATTATTAAAGTAATGCCAGGCGGTCTAGAACATTCTGTAGAAGCTGCTTTTAATAAGTATTCGACGCATTCTTTGATAATTTGGCTACTACTTATCGTTGCCATCATCCCGGGAGAAGAAATTTTCTGGCGCGGCTTCGTATTAAAACGTTTAAACCATTATTTTAATCCTTGGTTCTCGAATGTTTTTGCAGCGTTATTATGTATGGTAATGATGTTCCCGAGTGGCAATTTTGCAGCGATTATTGGTATCTTTGTCGCTTCGCTCGTATGGAATATCATGTACTCCTATCGTCCAAGCCTACTTATGCTATATTTATCGCATTTAACCTTTGCGTTTTTGTTACTCGCAGCCTTACCAATTTATTAA
- a CDS encoding carotenoid biosynthesis protein, with translation MLEKNYKFLLWIYIFWFLGSVLLVSLHIIPPELTAVQSLFLVFTGVFAAVFFIMQYGKWLGSAITLLIFVVSTCIEWMQLSYTDEYIGSTLGGSVYGIPITMGFIWVGMVAGTHIIAREITLKINIDWIRGGIYSFIAATMVMIFEVLIEPITMQSKQLYITQNGFTILQLSDFINWWLLGLILHLMIYFILSLTDSWERLKYPDLKSEIVIVYWIIIAFFVFLSFYLDLWTSIAIIIVSNIIFTACYFFSLEKETQTKKKSE, from the coding sequence ATGTTAGAAAAAAACTACAAATTTTTACTTTGGATTTATATATTCTGGTTTTTAGGTAGCGTTTTGTTAGTATCCTTACACATTATTCCACCAGAGCTAACTGCAGTTCAATCACTATTTTTAGTATTTACGGGTGTTTTTGCGGCTGTTTTCTTTATTATGCAATATGGTAAATGGCTTGGTTCTGCTATTACGTTACTTATTTTTGTTGTAAGTACTTGTATTGAATGGATGCAACTAAGTTATACAGATGAATATATTGGTTCGACATTAGGTGGGAGTGTTTACGGGATTCCTATTACGATGGGCTTTATTTGGGTCGGAATGGTTGCCGGGACGCATATTATCGCTCGAGAAATTACATTGAAAATTAATATTGACTGGATTCGTGGAGGCATTTACTCGTTTATCGCAGCAACAATGGTGATGATTTTTGAAGTTTTAATCGAACCAATCACGATGCAATCCAAACAGCTTTACATCACTCAGAACGGCTTCACGATTTTGCAGCTGTCTGATTTTATTAATTGGTGGCTCTTAGGCCTTATTTTACACTTAATGATTTACTTTATTTTGAGTTTGACGGATAGTTGGGAGCGCCTGAAATATCCGGATTTAAAATCAGAAATTGTGATCGTTTATTGGATTATTATCGCCTTTTTCGTATTTTTGTCCTTTTACCTTGATTTATGGACCTCTATTGCGATTATTATCGTTTCCAATATTATTTTCACGGCTTGTTATTTTTTCAGTTTGGAAAAAGAAACGCAAACTAAAAAGAAATCCGAATGA
- a CDS encoding methylated-DNA--[protein]-cysteine S-methyltransferase: protein MLKRQKASPVGELFITIEDGCIMNISYDKPRNWELLDGNIIEKELFQELMIQLASYFEGERENFDLPMLLKGTDFQKKVWQALSEIPYGTVVSYKDIAISAGSPKAVQAVGQANRANPIPIIIPCHRCVKSNGELGGYNGTDVDKKQYLLALEKGLSLS, encoded by the coding sequence ATGCTAAAACGTCAGAAAGCATCGCCAGTCGGAGAATTATTTATAACTATTGAAGATGGCTGTATTATGAATATTTCGTATGATAAGCCAAGAAATTGGGAGCTTCTGGATGGGAATATAATCGAAAAGGAGCTTTTTCAAGAATTAATGATCCAACTAGCAAGTTATTTTGAAGGCGAAAGAGAGAATTTTGATTTGCCGATGCTTCTAAAAGGAACCGATTTTCAAAAAAAGGTCTGGCAGGCATTGAGTGAAATTCCATATGGCACTGTTGTCAGCTATAAAGATATTGCAATTTCTGCGGGGAGCCCTAAAGCTGTACAAGCGGTAGGACAGGCGAATCGTGCTAATCCAATTCCTATCATTATTCCATGTCATAGGTGCGTGAAAAGTAATGGGGAACTTGGTGGCTATAACGGGACAGATGTTGATAAAAAACAATATTTACTTGCATTAGAAAAAGGCTTGAGTTTAAGTTAA
- a CDS encoding phytoene desaturase family protein, translating to MNLDSKKKIAIIGAGPGGLAAGMLLSQLGYQVNIYEKNDRIGGRTALHRMGKYSFDVGPSALTMTHVLTSLFMDCNRNILDYVSLLPINPIHTLYFKDITFPLYSDQSETKAVIQTYFPGEEDGFDRFMKENTKKMLYISPLNQFNYSSLFDFFRPTTLRAIPSLTLGRSLMDDLSRYFNSKYLRLAFSLQMRYLGMSPWDIPAAYSIIPFSEYYYGTFHPIGGQNKIVEAMQQVVTENKGKFFFNSEVTEFESNGKEITGAVLANGKTIEADYYFTNLDFIYSLTNEHPDKLDTKEYSSSAFILYLGLKTVLPFSHQSIIFPENYREFAHNTMHKKILSKDIAIHLTNPSATDNTMAPINHSSIRIMVPVPNNTSNIDWKKETPAFRQLVLETVKERLEIPDLESQIEEEYIITPIDWEKKYHVKHGAIFGLQHLWRQHGYLHPSKKSPKFKNLFVIGAGAMSGSSLPFIIENAQIATQKFLQKEKKSE from the coding sequence TTGAATTTGGATAGTAAAAAGAAAATTGCCATTATTGGAGCTGGACCTGGTGGTTTGGCGGCCGGTATGCTATTAAGTCAACTAGGCTATCAAGTAAACATCTATGAAAAAAATGATCGGATTGGTGGAAGAACGGCGTTACACAGAATGGGTAAATACTCATTTGATGTAGGGCCTTCCGCACTCACAATGACGCATGTTTTGACTTCTCTTTTTATGGATTGTAATCGTAATATTTTGGATTATGTTTCGCTTTTACCAATCAACCCAATTCATACCCTTTATTTTAAAGATATCACCTTTCCACTTTATAGTGATCAATCTGAGACAAAAGCGGTTATCCAAACTTACTTTCCTGGCGAAGAAGATGGTTTTGACCGTTTTATGAAAGAAAACACGAAAAAAATGCTATATATTTCGCCGCTCAATCAATTTAATTATAGTTCTTTATTTGATTTTTTCCGTCCTACAACTTTGCGCGCTATTCCTAGTTTGACACTTGGACGATCGTTGATGGATGATTTATCAAGATATTTTAATAGTAAGTACCTTCGCCTCGCTTTTTCCTTACAGATGCGGTATTTAGGCATGTCTCCGTGGGATATTCCAGCTGCTTATAGTATTATTCCATTTTCCGAATATTATTATGGAACTTTTCATCCAATTGGCGGGCAAAATAAAATTGTCGAAGCGATGCAACAAGTAGTTACAGAAAATAAAGGGAAGTTTTTCTTCAATTCCGAAGTGACAGAGTTTGAATCGAACGGCAAAGAAATAACTGGCGCTGTTCTTGCCAACGGAAAAACTATTGAAGCAGATTATTATTTCACCAATTTAGATTTCATTTATTCTTTAACAAATGAGCATCCAGATAAATTGGACACTAAAGAATACTCCTCTTCTGCCTTTATCCTTTATCTTGGTTTAAAAACAGTGTTACCTTTTTCGCATCAATCAATTATTTTCCCTGAAAATTACCGAGAATTTGCGCATAATACAATGCATAAAAAAATCCTCTCTAAGGATATCGCTATACATTTGACTAATCCTTCTGCAACTGATAATACAATGGCGCCAATTAATCATTCTAGTATTCGAATTATGGTTCCTGTGCCTAACAATACGAGTAATATTGATTGGAAAAAAGAAACACCTGCTTTTCGTCAATTAGTTCTAGAAACAGTCAAAGAACGTTTAGAAATACCAGATTTAGAATCGCAAATTGAAGAAGAATATATTATCACACCGATAGACTGGGAAAAGAAATATCATGTTAAGCACGGTGCGATCTTTGGTTTACAGCATTTGTGGCGCCAGCACGGCTACTTACACCCTTCCAAAAAATCGCCTAAATTCAAAAACTTATTTGTAATTGGTGCAGGCGCAATGTCGGGTAGCTCTCTTCCATTTATTATTGAAAATGCGCAAATCGCAACCCAGAAATTTTTACAAAAAGAAAAGAAATCCGAGTAA